In the genome of Nonomuraea sp. NBC_00507, the window ATCGGTCACGGGTACGGCGGGCAGTGACACGTAGGTGTCCCATCCGCCGGTGCTCGGGACTGTCTGGCCGGCGACGAGCGGACCGGTGGGTGAACCGCTGCGCAGTTCGATCGAGCCGCCGTTGTTCGCCGGTGAGGAAACCCGGAATGACACGGAAGTGATGTTCTTGAGGTTGATCGGGTCGAAGGCGATCCAGTCGTTGTTCGAGACGTCGCCGATGCGCTTGCCGTTCTCGGCTCCGGCCTGGTCGACCACCCGGATCCCGGACGAGCTGGTGAAGTGTTCGGCCTGCTTGTGCATCGGATGAAGCTTCACATTGGCCGTTCCGACCAGGCCTCCCTTGTCGGTGTACTTCGCCAGCAGCACATGGAAGAAGTTGGAGGTCGCATCATGGCCGCCGTTGTCGGTGGAGAATGAGCCGGTGCAGCCGTTGACCGTGCTGACGTCGTGGCTGTGCTCGTCATGGCCGATCGCATACAGCACCGAGACCTTGGAACAGTCGATCGCGGTGCCGTCTTCGGGATCGGTGACCTTCACCCGGTAGTTGATCGTGTGGCCGGAGCCGAGGAATCCGCCGTTGGGCGGCTCCTCGAGCAGGACGCTCGGCTTAGTGTTGCCGACGGTGATGTCGGTGGTCGCCGAGCCGGTCTTGCCGCCGGGGTCGCGGACGGTGAGCCGCGCCGTGTACGTGCCGTTGGCGTTATAGGTGAAGGTCGGGTTGGCGGCGGTGGAGTCTGTGGTGCCGTTCCCGTCGAAGTCCCAGGCGTAGGTGAGCGCGTCCCCGTCGGGGTCCGCGGACCCGGCCGAGGAGAAGGCGACCTGCAGCGGCGGCTGCCCGGAATCCGGAGTGGCTGCGATCTTCGCCAGCGGGGAACGGTTACCGTTGACGTAGTCGACCCGGTAGACGCCGTCGTCGGGGTGGTCCTCGAACCAGCCGATGCCCCAGTCGAGGTAGTACATCGCGCCGTCGGGCCCGAAGTCCATGTCCATCGGCGAGCGCAGGTTCAAGCCGGGCACAAAGTTGTTGATCTTCAGCAGGTTGCCGCTATCGTCCAGCCGCATCTCGCGGATGTAGTTGCGACTCCACTCGAAGAAGAACGGCGTCTTGTCGTAGTAGGCGGGGAACTTCCGCTCGGAGGTGCTGGCGGCGTCGTAGTGGTAGAAAGGTCCGCCCATCGGCGCGGCTCCGCCGCTGGTCCCCATCTCCGGGTACGGAGAGCCAGCGTGGTAGTCGTACCAGACGGTAGCGGCCTTGGCGGCGGGCAGGGTCTGCAACCCCGTGTTGTTGGGCGAGGTGTTGACCGGTGCCGCGCAGTTGAACTTCGGTCCGGACGGCCCGCTGGGGAAGGTGAAGTCGTTGAACGGCGTGTTGGCACCGATGCAATAGGGCCAGCCGTAGTTGCCTGGCTCCTTGATCAGGTTCCATTCGACGATGCCTTCCGGACCGCGGTTGGCGTTGGCGGTGCCCGCGTCGGGCCCGTAGTCCGCGGCAGAGATCCAGCCGGTCACGGGATCCACGTTGAACCGGAACGGGTTGCGCCAGCCCATGGCGTAGATCTCAGGCTTGGTCTTCGCGGTGCCGGACGGGAACATGTTGCCGCTCGGGATCGTGTAGCCGCCGTTCTCCTCGGGATGGATCCGCAGGATCTTGCCGCGCAGGTCGTTGGTGTTGGCCGCGGTGCCTTGGGCGTCGAACCGCTCGCGGCCCGGCCGCTCGTCGATCGGGGTGTACCCGTCGGACTCCGACGGTTTGATGTCGTCGCCGACGCCGATGTAGAGGTTGCCGCCGGGCCCGAACTCGATGTTCCCGCCGCTGTGGCCGGGTTCGGGCGTGCGCCAGCCCGGAATCTCGATGATCTTCTGCTCGCTGGCCATGTCCAGGGCGGTCCCTGCCGCGTTCAATGTGAATCGGGAGACCCGGACGATCTCAGCGGTGCCGGTGGGCGAGTAGGTGATGTAGATACGTTTGTTGGTGGTGAAGGCAGGATCGGCGGCGATGCCGAGGACCCCGTCCTCGCCTCCGGTGTAGACGTTCAGCGTCGCCAGCGTGGTGGTCTTGTTCACGCCGCCCTCGCTGGTGATCATCTTCACCTTGCCGAGGCGTTCGACGTAGAAGACCCGGCCGTCGGCCGCGACGTCCAGGGCCATCGGCTGGGCGGGCTGGTTGTCGAGGGTGACCTTCTGGAAGCGGTTCGCAACCGTGCCGCCGCAGGAGCCGGCCTCGGCACCCGCGGCCCATTTCACGCCGCCCAGGATGTGCTGCTGAAACAGCGGCTCGGAGTAGGACGAGGTCTGGTGTCCCATGGCTGTGGCCCACACCTTCGCGGGCTGACCCTCGCGGCACCACGAGATCGGGTGGTCGTGGCCCATCTTCGATGGGCCGGCGTCATAGGTCGTCTCGTCCGCGGTCACCAGCACGTGGACGTCGCCGCGCAGGTTCTTGTCGAAGTTGTACCACTCCTCGGTGCGCACCCACCGGTCCGGCAGCCCTTTCGTCGAGGGGTGGACCTTGTCGGCGACCTTTGCCGTCCCCTGGACGGTGGCCGAGTGCGCGGTCATGTGCGCGCCACCCATCACGACCTGGTCCCACCAGGGGAACTGCGACTCGATGTTCATGTCGGTCGTGTTGTGGATGGCGACGATGCCCTTGCCGCTCGCCACGTAGTTCTGGATGCCCTGGCGCTGGGCGTCGGTGTCCCAGACCATGCCCGAGTTCTGGAACATGATGATGGTGTCGTAGCTGCTCAGGGTGGCCGAGGTGAAGACGTTGGCGTCCTCGGACAGGTCGAGCTGGAAGTTGTTGTCCGCCGCGAGCTTCTGGAACATCGCGATGCCGGCGGGGATGGAGTCGTGCCGGTAGGCACCGGCGGCCGTCTTGGTGAACAGCAGCGCCTTGAACAGGGGCGCCGCCGCCTGCGCAGGCAGGACGGGGCTGAACAGGAGGGTCAGGGTGAGGGCGAGGAGGGCGGATAACGTCTTTCGCATGGGGGGTGTCCTGTCGGGCTAGAGAATCCACTTTCTGGTTGGCGCCGCCGTGGCAGGTCCACAGGACCACCGGTGAGCCTGCGGTGGCGGCGCCGTTCTTGACATCCAGGCACTTGCCGCCGATGCCGGTGAGCGTGCCGTCGGGATTGACGTGCTAGGAAAGCGTCCAGCGTTGGTTGGGAGCGGCTGTGCAGTCCCAGATGATCAGCTTGGTGCCATTGCCTGTGCCGCCCTGGAAGGCGTCCAGGCACTTGCCGAGGGAGCGGAATGTCTGGGTCGCCGTGTCGTAGGTCCACTTCTGGTGGGCACCGCCGTTACACGCGTACAGGTCGACGCTCGTCCCGCTGGTGCTGCTGCCACCGCGGACGTCCATGCACTTGCCGAGCGCGCGGATGGTGCCGTCACCCGGCCTGGACCAGGTCTGGTTGGCGCCGCCATGGCAGTCCCAGAGCACCAACTGGGTGCCGTCGGCGGTGCTGGCACCGGGGACGTCGGCACATCGCCCGCTGGCGGCACCGCGGATCGGGCCGCTGGTCTGCCCGCTGGGCGGGGTTCCGTTGGCCTGGGTCGCGGTGGGCAGGGTGGCGCCGGAGGCGACGACGGTGAACGTTGCGCTGGTCGTCTTGGTGCCGGTCTTGACGTGCAGCACGGTGTCGAAGAACCAGCCGGTGGCCGCCGCGTCGAAGGCCGCGCGGGTGGCGTGGGCGGTGAGTGTCGCGCCGTCCAGGGTCACCGCCGTCGGGGCGGCGCTGATGTGCAGGTCCAGCTGGTAGCCGCGGGAGGTCTGCTTGCCGGTGAAGTTCCCCTGGGAGGCGCCTACGGTGACGGTGATGTCGCCGCTGCCCTGGGCGGGTGCGGTGACGTCGACCTTCTGCCGGGCGGATGCGCCGTTCTGGTAGGCGCGGGTGATCCCGTCGTCCTCGTAGAGGGTGAAGGTGGAGGAGCCGCGCGGGTAGACGTCGAAGGTGATCGGTGTGAGCGGCTTCTCGCCGCTGTGGTTCATCTGCGGCCACATCGGCACGATCGAGCCGCCCTTGACCAGGAGTGGCAGCCTGTCCAGCGGTGCGCTGTAGCCGTCCAGCCAGCCCGGCCCGCTCCAGGTCTTGCCGGTCCAGTAGTCGGTCCAGGTGCCTGCGGGCAGGTAGATGTCGTCGCGGACGGAGGTGTCGGAGGTGATGGGCGCCACGAGGAAGGCCTCGCCCGCCATGAACTGCTGGCTGGTCAGGTCGCCGCGGGCGGTCGGGTCGGCGGGGAACTCCAGCGGCATGGCGCGTACGGTCGGTACGCCGGTGTCGGCGGCGTGGCGTGCGTGGGTGTAGAAGTACGGCATGAGCCGCATCTTCAGCTTCAGGTACTTGCGGTTGATCGACAGGTACGGCTCGGCCCATCGCCAGGGCTGCTTGTCGGTGTAACCGGCAGTCGGGTTGGTGGCTCCCCAGCCGGACATCGTCATGAACGCCGGAGTGAACGCCTTCCACTGCAGGTCGCGGACGTAGGTCGGGCCGGAGCCGGCGTAGATGCCGTCCACGTCGCCGGAGGCGTAGTTGAAGGCGGAGAAACCCGCGCCGGCGATGGCCGGGACGTGCCAGCGCATGTCGTTCCACGTGCCGGAGGTGTCGCCGGTCCACACGACCGCGTTGCGGTGGGTGCCGGCCCAGCCGTCGACCGTCCAGACGAACCGCCGGGCATCGGCGTTGCCCTCGATCCCGTTCACCGCGGACTGCACGCCGTCAAAGGCCCGCTTGTAGCCGCCGCCGACCCAGGCGACGTCGGTCTTGACCGCTCTGGTGCCTGCCGTACCGACCTCCCAGCCGATGGTG includes:
- a CDS encoding ThuA domain-containing protein; its protein translation is MRKTLSALLALTLTLLFSPVLPAQAAAPLFKALLFTKTAAGAYRHDSIPAGIAMFQKLAADNNFQLDLSEDANVFTSATLSSYDTIIMFQNSGMVWDTDAQRQGIQNYVASGKGIVAIHNTTDMNIESQFPWWDQVVMGGAHMTAHSATVQGTAKVADKVHPSTKGLPDRWVRTEEWYNFDKNLRGDVHVLVTADETTYDAGPSKMGHDHPISWCREGQPAKVWATAMGHQTSSYSEPLFQQHILGGVKWAAGAEAGSCGGTVANRFQKVTLDNQPAQPMALDVAADGRVFYVERLGKVKMITSEGGVNKTTTLATLNVYTGGEDGVLGIAADPAFTTNKRIYITYSPTGTAEIVRVSRFTLNAAGTALDMASEQKIIEIPGWRTPEPGHSGGNIEFGPGGNLYIGVGDDIKPSESDGYTPIDERPGRERFDAQGTAANTNDLRGKILRIHPEENGGYTIPSGNMFPSGTAKTKPEIYAMGWRNPFRFNVDPVTGWISAADYGPDAGTANANRGPEGIVEWNLIKEPGNYGWPYCIGANTPFNDFTFPSGPSGPKFNCAAPVNTSPNNTGLQTLPAAKAATVWYDYHAGSPYPEMGTSGGAAPMGGPFYHYDAASTSERKFPAYYDKTPFFFEWSRNYIREMRLDDSGNLLKINNFVPGLNLRSPMDMDFGPDGAMYYLDWGIGWFEDHPDDGVYRVDYVNGNRSPLAKIAATPDSGQPPLQVAFSSAGSADPDGDALTYAWDFDGNGTTDSTAANPTFTYNANGTYTARLTVRDPGGKTGSATTDITVGNTKPSVLLEEPPNGGFLGSGHTINYRVKVTDPEDGTAIDCSKVSVLYAIGHDEHSHDVSTVNGCTGSFSTDNGGHDATSNFFHVLLAKYTDKGGLVGTANVKLHPMHKQAEHFTSSSGIRVVDQAGAENGKRIGDVSNNDWIAFDPINLKNITSVSFRVSSPANNGGSIELRSGSPTGPLVAGQTVPSTGGWDTYVSLPAVPVTDPGGTKTLYAVFRSPVNSPFDLDSFTVDGPGVGIPGSGGSGPVNSGVYTLTAVHSSKVADVSGNSTADGAAVVQWPGNGGANQRWKATDAGGGAFTLAAAHSNKCLDVNGASTADNALIQQWACWSGNNQKWTFEPATGGAFRIVSVNSGKCLDVPGGSTADGAQLIQYTCGTGSNQQWKLTRIS
- a CDS encoding ricin-type beta-trefoil lectin domain protein, with the translated sequence MSHTRALLSLLLLVCLVRVVTVTPAASAATTIGPVTGFGVAGDTFTITAGSAKVRVDFARADIFRLWLAPDGTFTDPVGGQLATTTEFGPVNPAFTDAGDHYRITTSALNLRVYKSPLRLALYKADNSTLIWSETTGLTWDGAAATQTLSRGADEQFYGTGLRLGAWALRDKSVPVRVTNSWKENSSASPAPFYISTSGYAVMRNTWQPGQYTFASPVTTRHEENRLDAFFLVGDTPKNLLGDYTDVTGKPFLAPIWGLELGNADCWSTYNTPAGAGPQNRLGHLKTPDVIAYAQDARAEDMPSGWFLPNDGYSCGYEDLPHAVTELKKLGFQTGLWTESSLSTIGWEVGTAGTRAVKTDVAWVGGGYKRAFDGVQSAVNGIEGNADARRFVWTVDGWAGTHRNAVVWTGDTSGTWNDMRWHVPAIAGAGFSAFNYASGDVDGIYAGSGPTYVRDLQWKAFTPAFMTMSGWGATNPTAGYTDKQPWRWAEPYLSINRKYLKLKMRLMPYFYTHARHAADTGVPTVRAMPLEFPADPTARGDLTSQQFMAGEAFLVAPITSDTSVRDDIYLPAGTWTDYWTGKTWSGPGWLDGYSAPLDRLPLLVKGGSIVPMWPQMNHSGEKPLTPITFDVYPRGSSTFTLYEDDGITRAYQNGASARQKVDVTAPAQGSGDITVTVGASQGNFTGKQTSRGYQLDLHISAAPTAVTLDGATLTAHATRAAFDAAATGWFFDTVLHVKTGTKTTSATFTVVASGATLPTATQANGTPPSGQTSGPIRGAASGRCADVPGASTADGTQLVLWDCHGGANQTWSRPGDGTIRALGKCMDVRGGSSTSGTSVDLYACNGGAHQKWTYDTATQTFRSLGKCLDAFQGGTGNGTKLIIWDCTAAPNQRWTLS